One region of Armigeres subalbatus isolate Guangzhou_Male chromosome 3, GZ_Asu_2, whole genome shotgun sequence genomic DNA includes:
- the LOC134221692 gene encoding uncharacterized protein LOC134221692 has translation MEFPQTNPLQATGIGNETAILNRSQIAARQAVSKELPEYNGDPEHWPLFYGTFESTTRICGYTPEENMMRLQKCLRGKALEAVRCQLLHPGNLDSVIATLKMLFGRPEIIVHSLIQKIQLLPAPKPDRLGTLIDFAIAVRNMVATVHNCNLDEHLCNISLLQSLVDRLPPMIRLNWATYRQGLFRVTLTEFRCCDSVEVCKQFLTLDHASRWNSLREHKLCRCCLARHQGPCKLNRSCGKNGCAFKHHKLLHNDARDHRGFAVSATGNRQNITDSPITQSDVVHTCNTHQADSKSVLFQYIPVILHNRGIKVRTYAFLDLGSSVTLLEDSLASKLQLKGRDYPLCLRWTGDACRYEDSATIVALDISGTRSETTAYRLTDVFTVKELKLPCQSLPFAEISKNYDHLKGLPVDSYSNVRPRILIGMNNARVAHPVESQEGEEHEPMAAKTRLGWMVFGTCITNDLQTATNVPHSFHMCHHATDDDELNSAVKNYFALESLGISKLDSLPMSTEDERASKMMRAVTKFENGRYCTGLLWKFDDIQLPDSRPMAVRRHRCLLKRMQRDPELASTLKATMNNYLRKGYVRKLSKEEQQESERRVWYLPMFPVYNPNKPNKVRIVWDAAATVGGTSLNSVLMKGPDQLTPLPSVLYRFREKRVAVSGDIAEMFLRIRMNNVDQQCQRILWSDQEDETSEYVVTVMTFGAKCSPSCAQFVVKENAARFQSVFPEAVEVINKGHYVDDMLASVDTVEDAVKLAKDVRYIHQQGGFTMRNWISNSTILTQALGETEATEKRLDGDKDAVLEKVLGMWWDTRTDEFRYKLSTDRNKQLLSGNKHPTKRDVLRVLMSVYDPLGMLSNYMILLKLLFQEIWRDGISWDDEIGTKQLEKWKIWLQLLPVAESVRIPRCYHLSPSGGIERLVELHTFVDASELGYAAVSYFRFIEEDNISCSLVGSKSRVAPIKFVSIRRLERQAAVIGARLAKNIEQGHSVKIRRRYFWTDARHQITANIRNASEWRWLAGKSNVANEGTKWNGTSCFYADSRWLSGLSFLSKQEEEWPIASFNQKTVEELRPRLLLHYVEESRDTLQPENYSSWIHLQRVAAYVLRFVTNIKRKRNFEQILRGPLTSGELREAENYLYKRAQFECYGDEMRTLSKQDISPGKPILPKTSPLYKLSPFLDVTGLMRIHSRIDVCDYIGENTPFPIVLPRSHSLTRLVLKDIHEKYHHQGNETFVNEARKRFYIPKVRVECNKTRRYCQYCKNYRAKPKPPMMANLPKERLAAYVRPFSYVGVDYFGPYQVTVRRRPEKRWGVLVTCLTTRAIHIEIAHSLSTDSCIMALNNCFARRGTPIQIISDRGTNFVGASKELKEAQALIDNHKLATEFTTPTTSWRFNPPVSPHMGGTWERLIQTIKRNLAVIKLSHSPTDEVLRNLMIKIENVVNSRPLTHVPVDDESSPALTPNQFWWDPQMVQNLLFLAATVLEQRDTLGKH, from the exons ATGGAATTTCCGCAAACAAATCCGCTTCAAGCGACGGGAATCGGTAACGAGACAGCAATACTGAATAGGAGCCAAATAGCCGCTCGACAAGCCGTGTCGAAAGAGCTTCCAGAGTACAATGGTGACCCAGAGCATTGGCCATTGTTTTATGGTACCTTCGAAAGCACGACACGAATCTGTGGATACACCCCGGAGGAAAATATGATGCGGTTACAAAAATGCTTGAGAGGGAAAGCCCTCGAGGCTGTACGTTGTCAGCTGCTCCACCCTGGAAATCTCGACAGCGTTATAGCAACTCTCAAAATGCTATTCGGGAGGCCAGAAATTATAGTCCACTCCCTTATTCAAAAAATTCAGTTACTACCGGCGCCCAAGCCAGATAGACTGGGGACGCTAATTGACTTTGCTATAGCCGTCAGGAACATGGTAGCCACCGTCCACAACTGCAACCTGGATGAACATCTCTGCAATATTTCACTCCTCCAAAGTCTCGTAGATCGTCTACCACCTATGATTCGACTGAATTGGGCTACCTATCGTCAAGGATTATTCCGCGTAACCCTAACGGAATTCA GATGCTGCGATAGCGTTGAAGTGTGCAAGCAGTTTCTAACGCTAGATCATGCTTCGCGATGGAATTCGCTACGTGAACACAAACTATGCCGCTGTTGTCTGGCCAGGCATCAAGGACCGTGCAAACTGAACAGAAGTTGTGGTAAAAACGGATGCGCTTTCAAGCATCACAAACTATTGCACAATGATGCCAGGGATCATCGAGGGTTTGCTGTAAGTGCGACTGGCAACCGGCAAAACATTACTGATAGTCCAATTACCCAAAGTGACGTTGTTCATACTTGCAATACTCACCAAGCTGACAGTAAATCCGTACTGTTTCAGTATATTCCAGTTATATTACACAACCGCGGAATAAAAGTTCGTACCTACGCGTTCCTTGACCTTGGTTCTTCCGTAACATTGCTGGAGGATAGCCTTGCATCAAAGCTGCAATTGAAAGGGCGAGACTATCCATTGTGTCTTCGATGGACTGGTGATGCTTGCCGCTATGAAGATTCAGCTACAATAGTTGCTTTAGACATCTCTGGAACACGCAGTGAAACAACCGCATACCGTCTTACAGATGTTTTTACAGTCAAGGAACTAAAACTGCCATGTCAGTCCTTGCCGTTCgcagaaatttcgaaaaattatgATCATCTAAAAGGACTACCTGTTGATTCGTACTCTAATGTTCGACCACGAATCCTTATTGGGATGAACAATGCTCGAGTAGCACATCCTGTGGAGAGCCAAGAGGGCGAAGAACACGAACCGATGGCAGCGAAAACACGATTGGGATGGATGGTGTTTGGAACATGTATTACCAATGATCTACAAACCGCGACAAATGTTCCACATAGCTTTCATATGTGTCATCACGCAACGGACGACGATGAACTTAACTCTGCCgttaaaaactattttgcgTTGGAAAGCCTTGGTATCTCGAAACTAGATAGCTTGCCCATGTCAACTGAAGATGAACGTGCTTCAAAGATGATGCGTGCGGTGACAAAATTCGAGAACGGAAGATACTGCACTGGTTTGCTATGGAAATTTGATGACATCCAGCTTCCCGATAGCAGACCCATGGCAGTGCGACGTCATCGATGCCTGTTAAAAAGAATGCAGCGAGATCCTGAATTGGCTTCTACGTTGAAGGCAACGATGAACAATTATTTGCGGAAAGGATATGTTCGTAAGCTATCTAAAGAAGAGCAACAGGAATCTGAACGCCGTGTGTGGTATTTGCCCATGTTCCCTGTTTATAACCCAAATAAACCCAATAAAGTGAGAATCGTTTGGGATGCTGCAGCGACCGTCGGAGGAACCTCGCTCAACAGTGTACTAATGAAGGGACCGGATCAATTAACACCATTGCCTTCCGTATTATATCGATTCCGTGAAAAACGTGTAGCTGTGTCTGGAGATATTGCCGAAATGTTTCTCCGCATCCGAATGAATAACGTTGATCAGCAATGCCAGCGTATTCTGTGGAGCGATCAAGAAGATGAAACCAGTGAATACGTTGTTACGGTGATGACATTCGGAGCCAAGTGTTCACCAAGCTGTGCTCAGTTTGTCGTAAAAGAGAACGCCGCAAGATTTCAATCAGTGTTCCCGGAAGCTGTGGAAGTGATAAACAAAGGTCACTACGTCGACGATATGTTGGCAAGCGTCGACACCGTGGAAGATGCTGTAAAACTAGCGAAGGACGTCCGTTACATACACCAACAGGGAGGCTTCACAATGAGAAACTGGATTTCTAATTCAACAATCCTTACACAAGCACTAGGCGAAACGGAAGCAACGGAGAAAAGGCTGGATGGAGATAAGGATGCAGTTTTAGAGAAGGTCCTAGGTATGTGGTGGGACACAAGAACAGACGAATTTCGCTACAAGTTGTCGACCGACCGGAATAAGCAGCTACTTTCGGGCAACAAACACCCCACGAAACGTGACGTCTTACGCGTGCTGATGTCCGTCTACGATCCCCTTGGAATGTTGTCTAACTATATGATACTTCTGAAACTGCTTTTCCAAGAGATCTGGAGAGATGGTATTTCGTGGGACGACGAGATTGGCACGAAGCAACtggaaaagtggaaaatctGGCTGCAGCTTCTTCCCGTAGCAGAATCTGTTAGAATACCACGATGTTATCATCTTTCACCATCGGGAGGTATAGAACGGCTCGTGGAGCTCCATACGTTCGTGGACGCGAGTGAACTCGGATACGCAGCAGTTTCGTATTTTCGATTCATTGAAGAAGATAACATTTCATGTTCGTTAGTGGGGTCAAAGAGTCGGGTTGCACCCATCAAATTCGTATCAATTCGTCGTCTCGAACGCCAGGCAGCAGTAATTGGTGCCCGGCTAGCAAAAAACATTGAGCAAGGACATTCAGTGAAGATTAGGCGGAGATATTTTTGGACGGATGCACGACATCAGATCACCGCAAATATTCGCA ATGCATCGGAGTGGCGATGGCTTGCAGGAAAATCTAACGTGGCTAATGAAGGTACAAAGTGGAACGGTACTTCTTGTTTCTATGCCGACTCCCGGTGGCTTTCTGGGCTATCTTTCCTATCGAAACAGGAAGAAGAATGGCCAATAGCATCTTTCAATCAGAAAACGGTGGAAGAACTTCGCCCACGCCTACTGTTACACTATGTCGAAGAATCCAGAGATACTTTACAACCTGAAAACTATTCCAGCTGGATTCACTTGCAGCGTGTAGCTGCCTACGTTTTGAGATTCGTCACCAATATAAAACGCAAAAGgaactttgaacaaattttgcGAGGGCCATTAACTAGCGGAGAACTACGAGAGGCGGAGAATTACCTCTACAAACGGGCTCAATTTGAGTGTTATGGAGATGAAATGAGGACGCTATCGAAGCAGGATATATCGCCAGGTAAGCCAATTCTACCCAAGACAAGCCCGTTGTACAAACTTAGTCCTTTTCTTGACGTCACCGGCTTGATGCGTATACATAGCCGTATAGATGTGTGCGATTATATTGGGGAAAACACTCCATTTCCGATAGTCCTGCCCCGTAGCCATTCCCTCACTAGGCTAGTGCTGAAagatattcatgaaaaatatcACCACCAAGGTAACGAGACATTCGTCAACGAAGCACGTAAAAGGTTTTACATACCAAAGGTGCGCGTAGAGTGTAACAAAACTCGCAGGTACTGCCAGTATTGTAAAAACTACCGAGCTAAGCCCAAACCACCGATGATGGCCAACTTACCAAAGGAGCGATTGGCGGCTTACGTCCGTCCATTTTCATACGTGGGAGTCGACTACTTCGGACCTTATCAAGTCACAGTTAGACGACGCCCGGAAAAACGATGGGGAGTATTGGTGACGTGCTTGACAACTAGGGCAATCCATATTGAAATAGCCCATTCTCTTTCAACCGATTCGTGCATAATGGCCCTTAACAACTGTTTTGCTAGACGTGGAACTCCGATACAAATAATTAGCGATCGaggtacaaattttgtaggggCTTCAAAAGAGCTCAAGGAAGCTCAAGCACTGATCGATAACCATAAACTAGCAACTGAGTTCACGACACCTACTACGTCATGGAGATTCAACCCTCCTGTCTCCCCGCATATGGGAGGCACCTGGGAACGTTTGATTCAGACCATCAAACGAAATTTGGCTGTAATAAAATTGAGTCACTCGCCTACTGATGAAGTCCTGAGAAACCTAATgataaaaatagaaaatgtCGTTAACAGCAGACCTCTAACACACGTTCCTGTTGACGACGAATCTTCGCCAGCCTTAACACCAAATCAATTTTGGTGGGATCCCCAAATGGTTCAAAACCTCTTGTTCCTTGCAGCAACAGTGCTAGAGCAACGTGACACTCTTGGTAAACATTAG